The Deinococcus sp. KNUC1210 nucleotide sequence CACGCGGATGCACCACGAGGGCAAGAAGTTTTCAGAGATGGCGGTGCTGTACCGCACCAACGCCCAGTCGCGCAGCATAGAGGAGAGTCTGCGGCGCGGCGGCATTCCCGCCAAGATCGTGGGCGGCGTGGGCTTCTACGACCGCCGGGAAATCCGCGACATGCTCAGCTATGCGCGGCTGAGCATCAACCCCAGCGACGACGTGGCGCTGCGGCGCATCATCGGACGCCCCAAACGAGGCATTGGCGACACGGCGATTCAGAAGCTGAGCGAGTGGGCGGGCATCAACAACATGTCGCTGCTGAGCGCCTGCGCCCGCGCCGAGGAAATTCTGGACCGGGGCGCACACAAGGCCGTCGAGTTTGCCAGCCTGATGGAAGCGTTCGCCACCGCCGCCGAGAACTACACCCCCGGCAGCTTCCTGAGGTTTGCCATCGAGTCGAGCGGCTACCTCGATCTGCTGCGTCAGGAAGGGCAGGAAGGAGCGGTACGGGTCGAGAACCTGGAAGAACTGGTGAACGCCGCCGAGGAGTGGCAGCAGGAGCACGAAGGCGGCACCATCGCCGATTTTCTGGACGAGGCGGCGCTGCTCTCCAGCGTGGACGACGCCCGCACGCGGCGCGAGAACAACGGCGTGCCCGAAGACAGCGTGACCCTGATGACCATGCACAACGCCAAGGGTCTGGAATTTCCGGTGGTGTTCATCGTGGGGGCCGAGGAAGGACTGCTGCCCAGCAAGAACTCTCTGAACGAACCGGGCGGCATCGAGGAAGAGCGGCGGCTGTTCTATGTGGGCATCACACGGGCGATGGAGCGCCTGTTCCTGACGGCTGCCCAGAACCGCATGCAGTACGGCAAGACCAACGCCGCCGAGGACTCGCGCTTTCTGGAAGAGCTGATCGGTGGCTTTGAGACGGTCGATCAGTACGGGCAGGTGCAGGAATACCGTCAGAAGACCTGGCGCGATTTCCGGCCCAGCGGCAGCGGCGGCAGCCACGCACCAGCGCCCAGCGCGGTCAAGCACACCTCGCCGCTGACCGGAGAGCTGAGTTACCGGGGCGGCGAGAAGGTCAGGCACCCGAAATTTGGGGAAGGACAGGTGCTGGCGGTGTCGGGCGTGGGCGACAAACAGGAAGTGAGCGTGCATTTTGCCAGCGCCGGGCTGAAAAAACTGCTGGTCAAATTTGCCAATCTGACGCGGCTCTAGAGCTGCACAGCGAGCAAGGCGACGGAAGTGGCGAGCTGAACCGTGGCAGGAGCAGCGGCAGGTCAGGAATTCTCGCGCCCGCGTGATTGTCTGGCCCGCCGTGCGTCTGCGCCGCTGCACTTGCTAGAATGCGGGCGTTCGTGCTCTTCGGCACGGCCCAACCTCAGCGCCCCAGGGAACTGGCCCGATATCAACCGGCGCGGCACCATGCCCTCATCACGGCACGGTGCAGATCCAGCAGAGCACAGCCAGCGTCAACGATGACATGCGCGGAGAACAGCAGGGCTTCTCCGAGGTGGCTTGCAGGGAGACACCTATGCAGCAAGTTCGAGGGCAAGACGGTCAGCACCACCTTCAGGCAAGCCGGGATATTCAGACCGAGGCGAGCGGACGCATCCTGATTCTGGATGGAGCCTGGGGCACCATGATCCAGCGCCGCGAGCTGAGCGAGGCCGACTATCGCCGCCCCGACTTCGAGGCCAGCAGGCAGTACAAGGGCAATCACGACCTGCTGAATCTCACCCGCCCCGACATCATCTCGGACATCCACCGGCAGTATTTCGCGGCGGGTGCCGACATCACCAAGACCAACACCTTTTCGAGCACCGTCATCGCGCAGGCCGATTACGGGCTGGAACAGCTGGTGCGCGAGCTGAACGTGCAGGGAGCGCGGCTGGCCCGGGCCGTTGCCGATGAATTCGAGGCGCAGGACGGCGTGCCGCGCTTCGTGGCTGGCTCTGTCGGCCCGACCAACCGCACCGCCACCCTGTCGCCGGATGTCGAGCGCCCGGAATTCCGGAACGTAACCTACGACGAACTGGTCCTGGCATACACCGAGCAGATGGAAGCGCTGCTGGAGGGCGGAGCCGACCTGTTTCTGATCGAGACGGTCTTCGACACCCTGAACGCCAAGGCCGCCCTGTTCGCAGCGGGCGAGGTGGCGCAGGCAGCCGGGCGGCGCATTCCGATCATGCTGTCGGGCACCATCACCGACGCGTCGGGGCGCACGCTGAGCGGTCAGACGCCCGCCGCCTTCGCAATTTCCACCGAGCATGCGCCGCTGCTGAGCCTGGGGCTGAACTGCGCCCTGGGCGCCGAGCACCTGCGCCCACATCTGCGTGAAATCGCGGCGAACACCGGTCATCTGGTGAGTGTGCACCCCAATGCCGGGCTGCCCAACGCCTTCGGTGAATACGACGAAACGCCCGAACAGACCTCCGGCATTCTGCGCGAATTCGCCCAGGAAGGGCT carries:
- a CDS encoding ATP-dependent helicase gives rise to the protein MTSGAGPSDSGLLSQLNPNQAAAADHFTGPALVIAGAGSGKTRTLIYRIAHLTQHYGVQPDQVLAVTFTNKAAAEMRERASQLIRGADRLWMSTFHSAGVRILRAYGEYIGLKRGFVIYDDDDQLDIIKEVMGNVPGIGPDTNPRVIRGILDRAKSNLLTPADLERGAERYISGLPRESAAEVFRRYETRKKAQNAIDFGDLITETVRLFQEVPGVLSRVQDRAVFIHVDEYQDTNKAQYELTRLLASRDRNLLVVGDPDQSIYKFRGADIQNILDFQKDYPDAKVYRLEHNYRSSASVLDLANKLIEKNTERLEKTLLPVKERGHAVYFYRANDHRAEGDFVAEWVTRMHHEGKKFSEMAVLYRTNAQSRSIEESLRRGGIPAKIVGGVGFYDRREIRDMLSYARLSINPSDDVALRRIIGRPKRGIGDTAIQKLSEWAGINNMSLLSACARAEEILDRGAHKAVEFASLMEAFATAAENYTPGSFLRFAIESSGYLDLLRQEGQEGAVRVENLEELVNAAEEWQQEHEGGTIADFLDEAALLSSVDDARTRRENNGVPEDSVTLMTMHNAKGLEFPVVFIVGAEEGLLPSKNSLNEPGGIEEERRLFYVGITRAMERLFLTAAQNRMQYGKTNAAEDSRFLEELIGGFETVDQYGQVQEYRQKTWRDFRPSGSGGSHAPAPSAVKHTSPLTGELSYRGGEKVRHPKFGEGQVLAVSGVGDKQEVSVHFASAGLKKLLVKFANLTRL